The following are encoded together in the Streptomyces flavofungini genome:
- a CDS encoding GNAT family N-acetyltransferase, producing the protein MTRDPRIRLRPVADGDWEGIAALEAEVYTPLGLSEGRAALESRARASPSTCFVLDCAEGPAGYLLALPYPPFESPDLARPEKHQISDVPGSSHTPGSPASPAVPSGNLHLHDLVVAEDFRGRGLARRLLRHLTTTARSQTYEQISLVAVAGSETFWSAQGYRAHREIPLPGSYGTDAVYMSAAVPEGRRG; encoded by the coding sequence ATGACCCGCGACCCACGCATCCGGCTTCGGCCCGTAGCCGACGGCGACTGGGAGGGCATCGCGGCCCTGGAGGCCGAGGTGTACACACCGCTCGGGCTCTCCGAGGGCCGGGCCGCCCTGGAGTCACGGGCGCGGGCGTCGCCGAGCACGTGCTTCGTGCTCGACTGCGCCGAGGGGCCCGCGGGGTATCTGCTCGCGCTGCCCTATCCGCCGTTCGAGTCACCGGACCTGGCGCGGCCGGAGAAGCACCAGATCTCCGACGTCCCCGGGTCCTCCCACACTCCCGGTTCCCCTGCCTCCCCCGCCGTTCCCTCCGGCAATCTGCACCTGCACGACCTCGTCGTCGCCGAAGACTTCCGGGGACGCGGGCTCGCCCGGCGGCTCCTGCGGCACCTCACGACGACCGCGCGGTCGCAGACGTACGAGCAGATCTCCCTGGTCGCCGTCGCGGGGAGCGAGACCTTCTGGTCGGCGCAGGGGTACCGGGCCCATCGGGAGATCCCGCTCCCGGGCAGCTACGGCACGGACGCGGTCTACATGTCCGCGGCGGTGCCGGAAGGACGAAGAGGCTGA
- a CDS encoding phytanoyl-CoA dioxygenase family protein, whose amino-acid sequence MSTPYAFLHRAASDRPYFSADGETYLAQFPLNEIKKDLPLRVLTEEQFTSWQTYGYVVVPEAISTEAAGRLLDFAWEFQGLDRSRPDTWYEEREFGTDLERDLYIYGFVEAYHHQLIWDSRQTQRVYDAFVDVWDCEELWVTLDRLNLNPPNVKNRDRALIAPTDEGFDIELHWDVDSTRGVLPQRVQGIIALHDTQPELGGFQCSPELFRQFDRWKLDQPADRDPIRPNTDRAEFPVVRPELKAGDLLIWNGMLAHGVAPNTSDNGVRSVQYLSMMPALEESHALRKSRVESWRNLSTPDWNATLVGDATKHESLRYGTAELTELGEKLLGLSSWHADNA is encoded by the coding sequence ATGTCCACCCCGTACGCATTCCTGCACCGTGCCGCGTCGGACCGCCCGTATTTCAGCGCGGACGGCGAGACGTACCTGGCGCAGTTCCCGCTGAACGAGATCAAGAAGGACCTCCCGCTCCGCGTCCTCACCGAGGAGCAGTTCACCTCCTGGCAGACGTACGGCTACGTGGTGGTCCCGGAGGCGATATCCACCGAGGCCGCGGGCCGTCTGCTCGACTTCGCCTGGGAGTTCCAGGGACTCGACCGGTCCCGGCCCGACACCTGGTACGAGGAGCGGGAGTTCGGCACCGACCTGGAGCGGGACCTCTACATCTACGGCTTCGTGGAGGCGTACCACCACCAGCTCATCTGGGACAGCCGCCAGACGCAGCGGGTCTACGACGCGTTCGTCGACGTGTGGGACTGCGAGGAGCTGTGGGTCACCCTCGACCGGCTGAACCTCAACCCGCCGAACGTCAAGAACCGTGACCGCGCACTGATCGCGCCCACCGACGAGGGCTTCGACATCGAGCTGCACTGGGACGTCGACTCCACCCGCGGGGTGCTGCCGCAGCGGGTGCAGGGCATCATCGCGCTCCACGACACCCAGCCCGAGCTGGGCGGCTTCCAGTGCTCACCGGAGCTGTTCCGCCAGTTCGACCGGTGGAAGCTGGACCAGCCCGCGGACCGCGACCCGATCCGCCCCAACACCGACCGGGCCGAATTCCCTGTGGTGCGCCCCGAGTTGAAGGCGGGCGACCTGCTGATCTGGAACGGCATGCTGGCGCACGGCGTCGCCCCCAACACCTCCGACAACGGTGTCCGCTCGGTGCAGTACCTCTCCATGATGCCGGCGCTCGAGGAGAGCCACGCGCTGCGCAAGTCGCGCGTCGAGTCCTGGCGGAACCTGTCCACGCCGGACTGGAACGCCACGCTCGTCGGCGACGCCACGAAGCACGAGTCGCTGCGCTACGGCACCGCCGAACTCACCGAGCTCGGCGAGAAGCTCCTCGGCCTCAGCTCCTGGCACGCCGACAACGCCTAG
- a CDS encoding DUF6271 family protein — protein MRKICLTLPTNRACTAMIVALLQEAEYAVRTFDVEVHVLVLDSSGPATFAEHARAARTASAAAGVVVHHLGEDEQRDFLREVIDAAGAVKQDLLLDLMLPAAVSYGACTNRAFLIAAALGCASVHRRDSDSDYQVLGGEPVYPVHHELMSLGKRAADAAGGVTGSDLAAEHADKPVALVGSSFIGELSVDIGEMRDLDRDVYHDVVSLWAPSDWSAEQKRELVEESFRGAGHAPFTGDRAELTLVDPMRVDMCNVSFHGVHEQVPLPPATDTIGSDYFLLHLVYDATLPGVVHNRNIVNFYTGERRTESGFVAYQNRFVKFFLSMLYLNHVYREMTAAGSALLDERHRVRVARIAELVRESTRLDTAENVARLDALDRSYRKLGGKYAGFADSLVPRRGRLLDEARQDMEDFALLIESWAALVRASRSTRLSRLHA, from the coding sequence ATGCGCAAGATCTGCCTGACCCTGCCCACCAACAGGGCGTGCACCGCGATGATCGTGGCCCTGCTCCAGGAGGCGGAGTACGCGGTGCGCACCTTCGACGTCGAGGTGCACGTACTGGTCCTGGACTCCTCCGGGCCCGCGACCTTCGCCGAGCACGCCCGTGCCGCCCGGACGGCGTCGGCCGCCGCGGGGGTCGTGGTCCATCACCTCGGCGAGGACGAGCAGCGCGACTTCCTGCGCGAGGTGATCGACGCCGCGGGCGCCGTCAAGCAGGACCTGCTGCTCGATCTGATGCTGCCCGCCGCCGTGTCCTACGGCGCCTGCACCAACCGGGCGTTCCTCATCGCGGCGGCCCTCGGCTGCGCGTCGGTGCACCGCAGGGACTCCGACAGCGACTACCAGGTCCTGGGCGGCGAGCCCGTCTACCCCGTCCACCACGAGCTGATGTCCCTCGGCAAGCGCGCGGCCGACGCGGCCGGCGGCGTCACCGGCAGTGACCTCGCGGCGGAGCACGCGGACAAACCCGTGGCGCTCGTGGGGTCCTCGTTCATCGGCGAGCTGTCCGTGGACATCGGTGAGATGCGCGACCTGGACCGCGACGTCTACCACGACGTCGTCAGCCTGTGGGCGCCGTCGGACTGGTCCGCCGAGCAGAAGCGGGAGCTGGTCGAGGAGTCCTTCCGGGGCGCCGGGCACGCCCCGTTCACGGGCGACCGCGCGGAGCTGACGCTCGTCGACCCCATGCGGGTCGACATGTGCAACGTCAGCTTCCACGGCGTGCACGAGCAGGTGCCGCTGCCCCCGGCCACCGACACCATCGGCAGCGACTACTTCCTGCTGCACCTGGTGTACGACGCCACGCTGCCCGGGGTCGTGCACAACCGCAACATCGTGAACTTCTACACGGGCGAGCGCAGGACCGAATCCGGCTTCGTCGCGTACCAGAACCGGTTCGTGAAGTTCTTCCTCTCGATGCTCTACCTCAACCACGTCTACCGCGAGATGACGGCGGCCGGGTCCGCGCTGCTCGACGAGCGCCACCGGGTGCGCGTGGCGCGGATCGCCGAACTCGTCCGGGAGAGCACCCGGTTGGACACGGCGGAGAACGTGGCGCGGCTCGACGCCCTCGATCGTTCCTACCGCAAGCTCGGCGGCAAGTACGCCGGGTTCGCCGACTCCCTCGTGCCCCGGCGCGGGCGGCTGCTCGACGAGGCGCGCCAGGACATGGAGGACTTCGCGCTGCTCATCGAGTCCTGGGCCGCGCTGGTCAGGGCGAGCCGGTCCACGCGCCTCAGCCGACTGCACGCGTAG
- a CDS encoding type III PLP-dependent enzyme → MYETTNLRAALAAATEDQIVYDLPGIADRHDSLVRELPGVAVRFAMKACPVDEVLSCLAGRGAGFDAASPHEIAQALATGTPADRIHYGNTIKSDRHIAEAYDLGIRDFATDSVEDVRALAALAPGSRVFCRLATDGEGALWGLSHKFGCSPADALRVLSTARASGLTPSGLSVHVGSQQMTAEAWRAAFDRMADVLAALARRGIRLDHVNLGGGLPALGYRDRYGNPLDPPLDKIFAVLREGMARLRTLTGTPLDFVIEPGRYLVADHGAVRAHVSRLSAREQVNGERQHWLYLSCGKFNGLYEMDALQYTLVFPDHEGSDCVPAVVAGPTCDSDDAYSHEGSLVHVPRSVASGDPVWILSSGAYATSYTTQGFNGFGPLPCTWIRGEGDVAPLASSTGGRTR, encoded by the coding sequence ATGTACGAAACGACCAACCTGCGGGCGGCCCTGGCGGCCGCCACGGAGGACCAGATCGTCTACGACCTGCCCGGCATCGCGGACCGGCACGACTCCCTGGTGCGGGAACTGCCGGGCGTCGCCGTCCGGTTCGCGATGAAGGCCTGTCCGGTCGACGAGGTGCTGTCCTGCCTCGCGGGCCGGGGCGCCGGGTTCGACGCGGCGAGCCCGCACGAGATCGCGCAGGCCCTCGCCACCGGCACACCGGCGGACCGGATCCACTACGGCAACACCATCAAGTCCGACCGGCACATCGCCGAGGCGTACGACCTCGGCATCAGGGACTTCGCGACGGACAGCGTGGAGGACGTCCGCGCCCTCGCGGCGCTCGCCCCGGGCTCCCGGGTGTTCTGCCGTCTCGCCACCGACGGCGAGGGCGCCCTGTGGGGCCTCAGCCACAAGTTCGGCTGCTCCCCCGCGGACGCCCTGCGGGTGCTCTCCACAGCGCGGGCGTCGGGCCTGACGCCGTCGGGCCTGTCCGTGCACGTCGGCTCCCAGCAGATGACGGCCGAGGCGTGGCGCGCCGCGTTCGACCGGATGGCCGACGTGCTCGCGGCCCTGGCGCGGCGCGGCATCCGACTCGACCACGTCAACCTGGGCGGCGGCCTGCCCGCGCTCGGCTACCGGGACCGGTACGGCAATCCCCTCGACCCGCCCCTGGACAAGATCTTCGCCGTGCTCCGGGAGGGCATGGCGCGCCTTCGGACCCTCACCGGGACGCCGCTGGACTTCGTCATCGAGCCGGGCCGCTATCTCGTCGCCGACCACGGCGCCGTCCGCGCCCACGTGTCGCGCCTGTCCGCGCGCGAACAGGTCAACGGCGAGCGCCAGCACTGGCTGTACCTCAGCTGTGGCAAGTTCAACGGCCTGTACGAGATGGACGCGCTCCAGTACACGCTGGTGTTCCCCGATCACGAGGGCAGCGACTGCGTCCCCGCGGTCGTCGCCGGTCCCACCTGCGACAGCGACGACGCGTACAGCCACGAGGGCAGCCTGGTGCACGTGCCGCGGAGCGTCGCGTCGGGCGACCCGGTGTGGATCCTGTCCTCCGGCGCGTACGCGACGAGCTACACCACGCAGGGCTTCAACGGCTTCGGCCCGCTGCCCTGCACCTGGATACGCGGCGAGGGCGACGTCGCGCCCCTCGCCTCCTCGACGGGAGGGCGCACGCGATGA
- a CDS encoding glycoside hydrolase family 3 protein: protein MASDSHPHLTRLANSVLQPGFAGTTAPDWVRRRIADGLASVVLFGRNIESPEQVAALTAALRAENPDLIVAIDEEAGDVTRIGARTGASWPGNLALGAIDDPDLTEQVARDIGRQLRAIGVSLDFAPSADVNSNAMNPVIGVRSFGASTDVVARQTAAWIRGLQSVGVAACAKHFPGHGDTDVDSHHGLPRFTADADEIARTALPPFAAAMDAGVRAVMTAHMLVPAHDEEMPATLSAPIINGLLREKLGFTGLVVTDGIEMGAVTGPYGITGATVRAVAAGVDAVCVGGESAEESTTVDLADALVRAVLDGTLPEERLTEAAARVGEFATWSAALARQADPEADASDIGLVAARRAVRVHRSANGAELPLAADPHVVELSPTMSLAVDGATPWGVGEPLRALRPGTTSVRISESELTGQDDLLDRLALAPANGRDLIVVVRDAARHPWMSQALQGLVRRRPDALVVEMGVPAGEQVGAVHVTTYGATRVSGIAVAEVLVGAS, encoded by the coding sequence ATGGCAAGCGACAGCCACCCGCACCTCACCCGGCTGGCCAACTCCGTGCTCCAACCGGGCTTCGCGGGCACCACCGCCCCGGACTGGGTGCGCCGCAGGATCGCCGACGGGCTCGCGTCCGTGGTGCTCTTCGGCCGCAACATCGAGAGCCCCGAGCAGGTCGCCGCCCTCACCGCGGCCCTGCGCGCGGAGAACCCGGACCTGATCGTCGCCATCGACGAGGAGGCCGGCGACGTCACCCGCATCGGCGCCCGCACCGGCGCGTCCTGGCCCGGCAACCTCGCGCTCGGCGCCATCGACGACCCCGACCTCACCGAGCAGGTCGCCCGCGACATCGGCCGCCAGCTCCGGGCGATCGGCGTCTCGCTGGACTTCGCGCCCAGCGCCGACGTGAACTCCAACGCCATGAACCCGGTGATCGGCGTCCGCTCGTTCGGTGCCAGCACGGACGTGGTGGCACGGCAGACCGCCGCCTGGATCCGCGGCCTGCAGTCCGTCGGCGTCGCCGCCTGCGCCAAGCACTTCCCCGGCCACGGCGACACCGACGTCGACTCCCACCACGGTCTGCCCCGGTTCACGGCCGACGCCGACGAGATCGCCCGCACCGCCCTGCCGCCGTTCGCGGCCGCGATGGACGCGGGCGTCCGCGCCGTCATGACCGCGCACATGCTCGTCCCGGCGCACGACGAGGAGATGCCCGCCACACTCAGCGCCCCGATCATCAACGGCCTGCTGCGCGAGAAGCTCGGCTTCACCGGCCTCGTCGTCACCGACGGCATCGAGATGGGCGCCGTGACCGGCCCGTACGGCATCACGGGCGCCACGGTCCGCGCGGTCGCCGCGGGCGTGGACGCGGTCTGCGTCGGCGGCGAGAGCGCCGAGGAGTCCACCACGGTCGACCTCGCCGACGCCCTGGTGCGCGCGGTGCTCGACGGCACTCTGCCCGAGGAGCGCCTGACCGAAGCGGCGGCTCGCGTGGGCGAGTTCGCCACCTGGTCGGCCGCACTCGCCCGGCAGGCGGACCCCGAGGCGGACGCCTCCGACATCGGCCTGGTCGCGGCCCGCCGCGCCGTGCGCGTCCACCGCAGCGCCAACGGCGCCGAGCTCCCGCTCGCGGCCGACCCGCACGTCGTCGAGCTCTCCCCCACCATGAGCCTCGCCGTCGACGGCGCCACCCCGTGGGGGGTCGGCGAACCGCTGCGCGCGCTGCGCCCGGGCACCACGTCCGTGCGGATCTCCGAGTCCGAGCTGACCGGCCAGGATGACCTCCTCGACCGTCTCGCCCTGGCCCCCGCGAACGGCCGGGACCTGATCGTCGTCGTCCGTGACGCGGCCCGGCACCCGTGGATGTCCCAGGCGCTCCAAGGCCTGGTGCGCCGCCGCCCGGACGCCCTGGTGGTGGAGATGGGCGTGCCCGCGGGCGAGCAGGTCGGCGCGGTCCACGTGACGACGTACGGCGCCACCCGGGTCTCCGGGATCGCCGTCGCCGAGGTGCTCGTCGGCGCCTCCTGA
- a CDS encoding family 16 glycoside hydrolase, giving the protein MSARSYRRFRTRLSLWAVGSLLAGVTGATGATGAAWAAPAPATVSAADDPSPFVELPPQEPGVTQRVYDMQRPLNKLCELKPGQTPNVDELKPVVDWKEAADFGGLADNFVSHTIANLDVPQDGTYTFRLTSDDGSRLLIDNKRVIDHDGQHGPSPKEGTVELTAGYHALFIEHFEAGGEQQVTLAWKPPGAGDFAVVPNSVLSTDKGVVRVTAPGRKECAGSTETPGDGLPLDGVHPDYRLTDLRPKGFEPQVSAMDWLPDGRLAVATWGGTDNTKGEVYLLDNVTGSTGPEKVTTKKVAEGLKEPMGLKYVDGSLYVSQKHELTRLKDDNGDDVTDAYETVATWPFGKNFHEFAFGLLYRDGFFYLNLSVAINLGGATTDPQPAKNRGTTIKVNRATGEVSYVAGGLRTPNGIGWGPEGELFATDNQGGWLPSSKLLHVKQGRFFNHHTNPDGPFDDKPVTRPVLWLPQNEIGNSPSTPVLLKEGTFAGQLLFGDVTYGGVQRASLEKVGGEYQGAVFRFTQGLEAGVNRLSTGPDGALYAGGLGAGGNWGQPGKLKHGLQKLTPQGDDAFDIKAMRATRTGFEMEYTKPVSEATAAKLAARYQVTQWRYVPTAAYGGPKVDEETLPVRSATLSSDRKKVTLEIPGLKADRVVHVRSPRPFTAEGGTSLWSTEAWYTLNRIPGVKPAPQTLYEAEEARLDGGARTNDNHAAYSGSGFVDGYGTKGASTTFDVRTKKAGTYDVGLRYANGPYPQAGTKTLSVHVNGEKVRQTKLLSTGTWDKWSTRTERLKLRAGANTITYRHDEGDTGHVNLDLLAVHPQGAKATLFDGVDRSPWQHTDGRTPQWPLVGDGAMEVCCGDIRTKQAFQDYELHVEFWLPKLPPDVTGQDRANSGVYLQERYEIQILDSYGDDSPADDEAGAIYKKKAPDTNAAKPPGTWQTYDITFRAARYDDSGKKTQDARVTLVWNGVKVHDDVAIDGPTGAGDPEGPTAGAVRLQDHANAVRYRNISIQPL; this is encoded by the coding sequence ATGAGCGCACGGTCGTACCGAAGATTCCGTACCCGCTTGAGCTTATGGGCCGTCGGATCCCTCCTCGCCGGGGTCACCGGGGCCACGGGCGCCACCGGAGCGGCCTGGGCGGCCCCCGCCCCGGCGACCGTCTCCGCCGCCGACGATCCGAGCCCCTTCGTCGAACTCCCGCCGCAGGAGCCGGGGGTCACCCAGCGCGTCTACGACATGCAGCGGCCCTTGAACAAGCTGTGCGAGCTCAAGCCCGGGCAGACCCCGAACGTCGACGAGCTGAAGCCGGTCGTCGACTGGAAGGAGGCCGCGGACTTCGGCGGCCTCGCCGACAACTTCGTCTCGCACACCATCGCCAACCTCGACGTCCCGCAGGACGGCACCTACACCTTCCGTCTCACCAGCGACGACGGCTCCCGGTTGCTGATCGACAACAAGCGGGTCATCGACCACGACGGCCAGCACGGGCCGAGCCCCAAGGAAGGCACGGTCGAGCTGACGGCCGGATACCACGCGCTGTTCATCGAGCACTTCGAGGCAGGCGGGGAGCAGCAGGTCACGCTCGCCTGGAAGCCGCCGGGCGCCGGTGACTTCGCCGTCGTGCCGAACTCGGTCCTGAGCACCGACAAGGGCGTCGTGCGCGTCACCGCGCCGGGCCGCAAGGAGTGCGCGGGCTCCACGGAGACGCCGGGCGACGGCCTCCCGCTGGACGGCGTCCACCCCGACTACCGGCTCACCGACCTCAGGCCGAAGGGGTTCGAGCCGCAGGTCTCCGCGATGGACTGGCTGCCCGACGGCCGCCTCGCCGTGGCCACCTGGGGCGGCACCGACAACACCAAGGGCGAGGTCTACCTCCTCGACAACGTCACCGGGAGCACCGGCCCCGAGAAGGTGACCACCAAGAAGGTCGCCGAGGGCCTGAAGGAACCGATGGGCCTCAAGTACGTCGACGGCTCGCTGTACGTCTCCCAGAAGCACGAGCTGACCCGGCTGAAGGACGACAACGGCGACGACGTCACCGACGCGTACGAGACCGTCGCCACCTGGCCGTTCGGCAAGAACTTCCACGAGTTCGCCTTCGGCCTGCTCTACCGGGACGGCTTCTTCTATCTGAACCTGTCCGTCGCGATCAACCTCGGCGGCGCCACGACGGACCCGCAGCCCGCGAAGAACCGCGGCACCACCATCAAGGTCAACCGCGCGACCGGCGAGGTCTCCTACGTCGCGGGCGGCCTGCGCACGCCCAACGGCATCGGCTGGGGACCCGAGGGCGAGCTGTTCGCCACCGACAACCAGGGCGGCTGGCTGCCCTCGTCGAAACTCCTGCACGTCAAGCAGGGCCGCTTCTTCAACCACCACACCAACCCCGACGGGCCGTTCGACGACAAGCCCGTCACCCGTCCCGTGCTGTGGCTGCCGCAGAACGAGATCGGCAACTCGCCGAGCACACCGGTCCTCCTGAAGGAGGGCACCTTCGCAGGGCAGTTGCTGTTCGGCGACGTGACGTACGGCGGGGTGCAGCGGGCGTCCCTGGAGAAGGTCGGCGGCGAGTACCAGGGCGCGGTCTTCCGCTTCACGCAGGGCCTGGAGGCCGGAGTCAACCGGCTCAGCACGGGGCCTGACGGCGCCCTGTACGCCGGTGGTCTGGGAGCCGGCGGCAACTGGGGCCAGCCCGGCAAGCTGAAGCACGGCCTGCAGAAGCTGACGCCCCAGGGCGACGACGCCTTCGACATCAAGGCCATGCGGGCCACGCGGACCGGTTTCGAGATGGAGTACACCAAGCCGGTCTCCGAGGCGACGGCCGCGAAGCTCGCCGCCCGCTACCAGGTCACGCAGTGGCGCTACGTCCCGACGGCGGCCTACGGCGGACCCAAGGTGGACGAGGAGACCCTGCCGGTGCGTTCGGCGACGCTCTCGTCCGACCGCAAGAAGGTCACCCTGGAGATCCCGGGCCTGAAGGCCGACCGCGTCGTCCATGTGCGCTCGCCCCGCCCCTTCACCGCCGAAGGCGGCACGAGCCTGTGGAGCACCGAGGCGTGGTACACCCTGAACCGCATCCCCGGAGTCAAGCCCGCCCCGCAGACGCTGTACGAGGCAGAGGAGGCGCGGCTCGACGGCGGGGCCCGCACCAACGACAACCACGCCGCGTACTCCGGCAGCGGATTCGTCGACGGCTACGGCACCAAGGGCGCGAGCACCACCTTCGACGTCCGGACGAAGAAGGCGGGCACCTACGACGTCGGCCTGCGGTACGCCAACGGCCCCTATCCGCAGGCAGGGACGAAGACCCTGAGCGTCCACGTCAACGGCGAGAAGGTGCGGCAGACGAAGCTCCTCTCCACCGGCACCTGGGACAAGTGGTCCACGCGGACCGAACGCCTGAAGCTGCGGGCGGGCGCCAACACCATCACGTACCGCCATGACGAGGGCGACACCGGCCATGTGAACCTCGACCTGCTCGCCGTCCATCCCCAAGGCGCCAAGGCCACACTCTTCGACGGCGTCGACCGCTCGCCCTGGCAGCACACCGACGGCCGCACCCCGCAGTGGCCGCTCGTCGGGGACGGCGCGATGGAGGTCTGCTGCGGAGACATCCGCACCAAGCAGGCGTTCCAGGACTACGAACTGCACGTCGAGTTCTGGCTGCCGAAGCTCCCACCGGACGTGACCGGCCAGGACCGCGCGAACAGCGGCGTGTACCTCCAGGAGCGCTACGAGATCCAGATCCTGGACTCCTACGGCGACGACTCCCCGGCCGACGACGAGGCCGGTGCGATCTACAAGAAGAAGGCCCCCGACACCAACGCGGCCAAGCCTCCGGGGACCTGGCAGACGTACGACATCACCTTCCGCGCCGCCCGCTACGACGACAGCGGCAAGAAGACGCAGGACGCCCGCGTGACGCTCGTGTGGAACGGCGTCAAGGTCCACGACGACGTGGCGATCGACGGGCCGACGGGAGCGGGGGATCCAGAGGGCCCGACGGCGGGTGCCGTACGGCTCCAGGACCACGCGAACGCGGTGCGGTACCGGAACATCTCGATCCAGCCGCTGTAG
- a CDS encoding aromatic ring-hydroxylating oxygenase subunit alpha codes for MLHEGLSSPHGGVSSPHDGRLSPRGGSPDGGLPALLGELARLAQLPLERGETLPARAYTSADFHELEMDRIFGGDWICVGHVSQVARPGDYLRVDDLGRPLVITRDENGDLHALSRVCRHRFMDVLPPESTPDQGSLKRLTCPYHTWTYRLNGEFAGQLAGAPLMNKVEFDRAACRLPQYRLEVWHGLLMVTADPDAAPLAPQLGALEATVAPYRVEDLVVGFTARWDGVPANWKVAFENGSENYHHMGSHADSLERILPGKDTVVDECEGRGFSMYTPFALDMEIPQGADGMDLVGTLIPGLGMRQLSGMTVAGVFPNLAMAMMPDSVAFARWIPRGPGGHDAVFTILVPEEAKERPGFDAYVEASRQQFEIIQAEDLVAIRGVQRGLATDPAPSAGRFSHLERPLWQFQRYLAERLAGAGTVTS; via the coding sequence ATGCTGCACGAAGGACTTTCCTCCCCGCACGGCGGAGTCTCCTCCCCGCACGACGGACGTCTCTCCCCGCGGGGCGGATCCCCGGACGGCGGACTGCCCGCCCTGCTCGGCGAACTGGCGCGGCTCGCCCAGCTGCCCCTGGAGCGCGGTGAGACCCTGCCCGCCCGGGCCTACACCAGCGCGGACTTCCACGAACTGGAGATGGACCGCATCTTCGGCGGCGACTGGATCTGCGTCGGCCACGTCTCACAGGTCGCCCGCCCCGGCGACTATCTGCGCGTGGACGACCTCGGCCGGCCCTTGGTGATCACCCGTGACGAGAACGGCGACCTGCACGCGCTGTCGAGGGTGTGCAGGCACCGCTTCATGGACGTGCTGCCGCCCGAGTCGACCCCCGACCAGGGCTCGCTCAAACGGCTCACCTGTCCGTACCACACCTGGACGTACCGCCTGAACGGCGAGTTCGCGGGACAGCTCGCGGGCGCCCCGCTGATGAACAAGGTCGAGTTCGACCGCGCCGCCTGTCGGCTTCCCCAGTACCGCCTGGAGGTCTGGCACGGCCTGCTGATGGTCACTGCGGACCCCGACGCGGCCCCGCTCGCCCCGCAGCTGGGCGCACTCGAGGCCACGGTGGCGCCGTATCGCGTCGAGGACCTGGTCGTCGGGTTCACGGCCCGCTGGGACGGCGTCCCCGCGAACTGGAAGGTTGCGTTCGAGAACGGTTCGGAGAACTACCACCACATGGGTTCGCACGCCGACTCCCTGGAGCGGATCCTGCCCGGCAAGGACACGGTCGTCGACGAGTGCGAGGGGCGCGGGTTCAGCATGTACACCCCGTTCGCCCTCGACATGGAGATCCCGCAGGGAGCGGACGGCATGGACCTGGTCGGCACCCTCATCCCGGGACTCGGCATGCGCCAGCTCTCCGGCATGACGGTGGCGGGTGTCTTCCCGAATCTGGCGATGGCCATGATGCCCGACAGCGTCGCGTTCGCACGCTGGATCCCGAGGGGCCCGGGCGGCCACGACGCGGTCTTCACGATCCTGGTCCCCGAGGAGGCCAAGGAGCGGCCCGGCTTCGACGCCTATGTGGAGGCCTCCCGGCAGCAGTTCGAGATCATCCAGGCGGAGGACCTGGTGGCCATCCGCGGTGTGCAGCGAGGTCTCGCCACCGACCCCGCGCCCTCGGCGGGCCGCTTCTCCCATCTGGAGCGTCCGCTGTGGCAGTTCCAGCGGTATCTGGCGGAGCGCCTGGCCGGGGCGGGGACCGTGACGTCCTGA